A window of Phycisphaerae bacterium genomic DNA:
CCGACCAACTGACTCGATAATCGCTTGGTGGGCTCGACTGATTCCCAGTCTGGCCCGTTGCCGCGGGCCGACCCACCTGCAGGGCATGCCCAAGAGTTCGGTCATTCGCGGCTTCCCGCTGGCCTGACCACGAAACACGTGGAAGGTGACCTGGCGGTGGGTCAGGAGACGCGAGATGGACGCGTCGGGCGTCCCGTTCAGCTGACAGGAGACGCCGAGGCGAACCGCCAGACGGTCACGCGCGGCTCCGATCGACTCGCCATCCGCGACCGGCTCGCTCGGTAGAGCCCAAAGACCTGCCCACAGCCCCGTGTCCGGCCCTTGAACCAGCAGCACGGCGGAGCCGCAGGCGACGGCCGCAACAACAAGGGGCATCGTCCGGACGGCAGTTCTGCGAGGCGTGACGGGAATCCGCTCGGTCAGTCCCTTGCTCACCGCCCCGCAGTGTGAGCCAAGCGGACACAGCGAGCACGCAGGGTGGCGAGGCGTACAAATGACGGCTCCAAGCTCCATCAGGGCTTGATTGAAGTCTCCACATCGGTTTTCCGGTAAGAGTGACACTGTCGCCGCCCAAAGACGAGATCGGACGACCGCAGTCGTAGCCCACTCCGCGACGACCAGCAGCCGGCTGACGACGCGGGCCACATTTCCGTCGAGAACCGGAGCTCGGACACCATAGGCGACCGAAGCGATCGCTCCGGCCGTGGACCGCCCGATGCCGGGCAGGGTCATGAGCTGCTCGACGTGGACGGGTACGCGACCGCCGTATGCTGACACGATAGTGCGGGCTGCGGCATGAAGGTGGCGGGCCCGTCGGTAGTAGCCCAGCCCCGCCCAGAGAGCCAGGACCTCGTCAAGGTCCGCCGCCGCCAGATCGTTGATGGTGGGGAACCGTTGAAGGAATCGCTCATAGTAGCCGATCACGGTGATCACCTGGGTCTGCTGGAGCATGAACTCGGCCAGGAGCTGGGCATAGGCGTCGGTGTGCCGACGTCGCCAGGGCAAGTCCCGTTTGTGCGTGTCATACCAGCGCAGTAATCGCGATCGTATGACGCGGCGGAAGGCGACCTCATCTTCTCGTCGATGCCGCCCACTCATCGATCTGGCGACATGCCGAGCTTTTGGTGATGGCCTCTCTCGCACGGGGATGAACGGGCTGGTCTCTGAGCGCTGCACGCGTTGTACTCCGTCGTGCCTGCTTGACCGCTGGTGGCACTCGGGCTGAAAATCCCAGTCAGGAGGCACAGGCTGTATGGCAGTATACCCTCTGGTGTTCGAGCCGATCTACAGGGGGAAGATCTGGGGCGGCGACCGGATCTTCACGCGATTCGCCCGGATCAGGAGCATTCCCGGGCCAATCGGTGAATCCTGGGAACTGGCGGATCTGGAAGAGGGTCAATCTCAAGTGCGGAACGGCCCGTGCCGGGGCAACACGTTGGGTGATCTCCGGCGCAATTGGGGAGCAGACTTGTTCGGGAAGGTCGAACCGTTCGAGGGCCGATTCCCACTGCTGATCAAATACCTTGATGCTCACACATCGCTCAGCGTTCAGGTTCATCCCAGCGAAGCTGTCGCCCGCCGACTCGGCGGTCAGGTTCGAGTGAAGCACGAGGCATGGTACATTCTGGATGCCAAGCCTGGGGGGGCAATCTATCATGGGCTCGAACCGGGAGTGGATGACCGGGCATTTCGCGACGCGATGCGGACGGGCCGAGTCGACGGTGTTCTCCGCAGCATTCCCGTGGTCGCGGGCGATTGTTATTACCTGCCCAGCGGTACACCGCATGCCCTAGGCGCGGGGGTGCTCGTGGCCGAAGTGCAGACGCCGTCCGACGTGACCTATCGAGCTTATGACTGGGGCCGGATTGACCCGACCACCGGTCGGCCGCGGCCACTCCATCTCGACCAGGCAATCGAGTGCATCGACTTCATCGCTCCATCGCCGCCTCCCAGGCAAGGGATCCTGTCGGTCGGCCATGAGCCGGGAGAGGCGGCCAGCCTGGCCCGGTGTGAGTGTTTCGAGATTACCCGGTGTCTCGTCGGCGGCGGTGGGCAGGATATGATCGAGCTGTATGGGTGCCCGGCCGTCTGGATGATGCTCGAGGGTGCCGGAGAGATACTCCATGGTGGTGACGGCGAGAGCGTGCCCATCGTGGCCGGAGACGTGGTGTTGCTTCCCGCCGCGCTGCCGAAACCGATCATTCGAATCGGCCAGGCGGCCACCTGGCTCAAGGTCACCGTGCCGCCGGCCAAATCATGAGCCAGGCTTGACGGCTTCGGAAGCCTGCCAGGGAACATGAGCTCGGCGTGTCGGGCCTGGTCGGCCGCCAGGTGGATCGTCGCACCGAAAGGAATCGCATATGGACATTCGCGGACGCGGAGCGGCGGGGTCGCTGGTCTTGGTTGTCTTGGTGGCTATTCCCGCATGGGGCCAGTCGGCGCCGGCGAAGAACGCGGCGGCAATCTCGTCTCTCACCCCCATCACGATCTATCGCGATTCGAAGCGCTACAACAGCTTCCCGGATATTGCCCGGCTGCCCGACGGCCGGCTCCTGTGCGTCTTTCGCGATGCGACGTTTCCGAAGCAGATCAGACACATCGAAGCCGACGCCCGTGTTGTGGGCTGCGTGTCGGAGGACCAGGGACGGACATGGTCGAAGCCCGAGGTGATCTACGACGATCCCGCCTGTCAGAACGATCCCTCGGTGGCGGTTCTCAAGGACGGGCGATTGCTGCTCACGTTTTTCAACTGGGTGGGACGCAGCGCCGAATACGCGGCCGCTCACAAGACTCATCAGAGTCGCAAGGTCGATCGTGGCCCATGGGGGGAGTACGCCGAGCCGGGCGGAGTGTATCTCCTGTGGGGCAGGGCCAGAGATCTGAAGTGGGATAAGGAGGCCACACACGTCACCGGTGACGCCGTGGTTCTGCGAGGTACTTCCGCCGCCGTGCTCGAGACCCGCAAGGGTACGCTCCTGATGCCGATCTACGGTCGTTCGGAAGAGCGCCGGGTGAATAACAGACGCCGCGACGTGGGCGCTGTCCTCCGCAGTGTGGACGGCGGCAAGACGTGGGGTAATGAGATTGTCATTGCCGAAGACCCGGGCCGCAAGATCGACATGGGCGAGCCGGCCCTCGCCCAGGCCGCCAACGGCGATGTCGTTGCGCTGCTGCGCACGGCAAACGCCGAGGACCACCTGTTCGTCACCCGCTCGACCGACGATGGTATGACCTGGTCCACGATCGCGCAGACCGGACTCATCGGTCATCCTGCCGCTCTGCAGTTGCTCCCGGACGGGCGGCTGCTGGTTGTCTACGGTTATCGGCACGCGCCCTTCGGCGTGCGCGGTTATATCAGTACGGACGACGGCAAGACATGGGACGCAAGCAAGGTCTTCACCATCGCCGCGACCGGTGTGCAGACTGACCTGGGCTACCCCAGCGTCTGCCTGACCAATGACGACCATGCCGTGGTCGCCTACTACATGAACGGGCGGGATATCAAGGACCGCTGGATCGAATGCAAGCGGATCCCGTTGTCAAGCCTCAAGTAGCCCCTACTTGGCGTCCTCGCCCGAGAAAGCCGGTCTTGAGGCCTCGGCCGAGGTGGCCGGCTTGAACTTGAATGCGACCAGGAACACCAGGCAGCAGACGGTGCAGAGAATGGCCGGTATGAGGTAAACCTTGGGCCAGTCCTTGTTGAGGGCGTCGGCAATCGGGCCGGCTACCAGCGATCCAACCAACATGCCCATGCCGATAGTCACCGACGACAGGAAGCTCTGGGCGCTGGACCTGATGTCTTTGGGCGCGACGACGTCGGCAAACATGAAGATCACGGTGAAGAAGAAGGCGAAACCGACGCCGTGCAACGAGATGGCAGTAACAACCAGAGAGGTAGGATGACCGACCGCGAACAGGAAATCGCGCAATGCCCAAGCCGCAATCCCAATGGCCATGGTGATGCGGAATCCGGTCTTGGCCAGGACGAACGGCAGCAGGACCATCATCACCATTTCGCAGATCTGGCCGAACGTTTGGACCGGCCCGACCCAGGATTCCGGGAGAGTCATTCCTTGCTTGAGGAACGATGGGGTCTGAACGAAGTAGTACTGCAGTTCGATGGCGACGAAGAAGCCTATGACGGCCATGACCGCGAACGACGGGTTCTTCATGAGGGCCAAGGCATCCAGGAAGGCCCACGGATTCCCGCCTTTGGCGGTCGGCGGCGTGTGGGGCAGGGTGAAGGAATACAAACCGTAGAGAATGGACACCACGCCCGCGAAGTAGAAGAGATCGCCCACCTCGGGTTTGCGGCCCAGCAGGGTTTCCGGAAGACCCAGCCAGATGCCGAAAATCCACCCGATGGCGATCCACCCGATCGAACCCCACACGCGGATGGTGCTGAACTTGTCGTTCGGCCAGTGATTGAAGACGATCGAGTTGGCCAGCGCGATGGTCGGCGCGTACAACAGGTTGAACACCAGCATGCCGATGAAGACCGCCGGAAAACTGGTCATCTTGGCCAGGAACATGAGAACGACGCCGCTGACAATCTGGCTGACACCCAGGAACCGCTGGGCCGCGAAGTAGCGGTCGGCAATCTGGCCGCCAAAGAAGGGAGCGATGATCGATGCGATCGGCATCGTCATGAAGATCAACGAGATCTTGGTTTGCGGGTTCTCCTTGAAGCCGTCGAGCTTTTCAAGGTGCATGGCGATATTGGGTACCCAGATTCCCCATATGGCATACTGGAGCAGCATCATGGTACTCAGCTTGATTCGCAACGCCATCGACATGATTGCCTCCCTTTCCGATAGTCGTCCGTGCTGACGTGA
This region includes:
- a CDS encoding MFS transporter, encoding MSMALRIKLSTMMLLQYAIWGIWVPNIAMHLEKLDGFKENPQTKISLIFMTMPIASIIAPFFGGQIADRYFAAQRFLGVSQIVSGVVLMFLAKMTSFPAVFIGMLVFNLLYAPTIALANSIVFNHWPNDKFSTIRVWGSIGWIAIGWIFGIWLGLPETLLGRKPEVGDLFYFAGVVSILYGLYSFTLPHTPPTAKGGNPWAFLDALALMKNPSFAVMAVIGFFVAIELQYYFVQTPSFLKQGMTLPESWVGPVQTFGQICEMVMMVLLPFVLAKTGFRITMAIGIAAWALRDFLFAVGHPTSLVVTAISLHGVGFAFFFTVIFMFADVVAPKDIRSSAQSFLSSVTIGMGMLVGSLVAGPIADALNKDWPKVYLIPAILCTVCCLVFLVAFKFKPATSAEASRPAFSGEDAK
- a CDS encoding class I mannose-6-phosphate isomerase; the protein is MAVYPLVFEPIYRGKIWGGDRIFTRFARIRSIPGPIGESWELADLEEGQSQVRNGPCRGNTLGDLRRNWGADLFGKVEPFEGRFPLLIKYLDAHTSLSVQVHPSEAVARRLGGQVRVKHEAWYILDAKPGGAIYHGLEPGVDDRAFRDAMRTGRVDGVLRSIPVVAGDCYYLPSGTPHALGAGVLVAEVQTPSDVTYRAYDWGRIDPTTGRPRPLHLDQAIECIDFIAPSPPPRQGILSVGHEPGEAASLARCECFEITRCLVGGGGQDMIELYGCPAVWMMLEGAGEILHGGDGESVPIVAGDVVLLPAALPKPIIRIGQAATWLKVTVPPAKS
- a CDS encoding exo-alpha-sialidase, with amino-acid sequence MDIRGRGAAGSLVLVVLVAIPAWGQSAPAKNAAAISSLTPITIYRDSKRYNSFPDIARLPDGRLLCVFRDATFPKQIRHIEADARVVGCVSEDQGRTWSKPEVIYDDPACQNDPSVAVLKDGRLLLTFFNWVGRSAEYAAAHKTHQSRKVDRGPWGEYAEPGGVYLLWGRARDLKWDKEATHVTGDAVVLRGTSAAVLETRKGTLLMPIYGRSEERRVNNRRRDVGAVLRSVDGGKTWGNEIVIAEDPGRKIDMGEPALAQAANGDVVALLRTANAEDHLFVTRSTDDGMTWSTIAQTGLIGHPAALQLLPDGRLLVVYGYRHAPFGVRGYISTDDGKTWDASKVFTIAATGVQTDLGYPSVCLTNDDHAVVAYYMNGRDIKDRWIECKRIPLSSLK
- the mutY gene encoding A/G-specific adenine glycosylase, which codes for MQRSETSPFIPVRERPSPKARHVARSMSGRHRREDEVAFRRVIRSRLLRWYDTHKRDLPWRRRHTDAYAQLLAEFMLQQTQVITVIGYYERFLQRFPTINDLAAADLDEVLALWAGLGYYRRARHLHAAARTIVSAYGGRVPVHVEQLMTLPGIGRSTAGAIASVAYGVRAPVLDGNVARVVSRLLVVAEWATTAVVRSRLWAATVSLLPENRCGDFNQALMELGAVICTPRHPACSLCPLGSHCGAVSKGLTERIPVTPRRTAVRTMPLVVAAVACGSAVLLVQGPDTGLWAGLWALPSEPVADGESIGAARDRLAVRLGVSCQLNGTPDASISRLLTHRQVTFHVFRGQASGKPRMTELLGMPCRWVGPRQRARLGISRAHQAIIESVGRVLSAGGEG